The Corallococcus soli genome has a window encoding:
- a CDS encoding aminotransferase class I/II-fold pyridoxal phosphate-dependent enzyme gives MATYPASPREAFLQLRSLAEALSQPEQRPRALVELRELAELSRDKPEGAPLRLASVVVAVGASQERLELLIPPSIFAPEAWAFTFLEGLLKVPLDEYAGKQLVEVGAGSGWICIALAKFTGLARIRGLDLNPQAPAVGLCNAWLNGDEHLVSRLSFGESDLLRGLPQKPDWDFIVGCIPQVLRGDELPAELAQADEQALLDLSNYTSLQNVYEDHFGLGLIARLLDEAPERLHAGGRLLLNLAGRPGRAIIARMFTRRGFTTRVRVARRVMQAADTDIRPLVSLEQRTGREFEFFMEAHSPEPLRAATALGWLQAGHPIWHEVAVWEANLSLPRETLALRAALRSLGIAALQEELDLGTASAEQLGFVTALAERLSQSPHLPYAHEAGDASFRRLVARYLDRHFGLRLSEDSLFVAPEREQAVYSLLLATCDPGDTVLVSRSLHPLYARALEKAGVRAAVTHNALGEIRRLLTAFDVKAVLLTVEPGERTNLAVLRDIVAEAARRGIWVVLDESAFFNITGEVEPRTLFEFLARTPQAPNLVILYGLIKNAVWPDLELTLLLPVPEPLRADLEVAAEVTYSRISVFAEWFYERTFSELLAFRMAFAEPEPPTPPRAPEVPLPRAQRIARLSTLPAFAPRFFREDDPELVRLDYGENEGPLPLPLIEGLIAAGVAPRADATQTGLAESVAAFLLETRGARYAAEEVVVAPGVWPLMHHLGVALLKRLGRVPRVFLVTPCYGVLAPTFLAAGCEVDSGPLSTLLARRARGGAPDAVVLSQPANPTGHYLSHEELMALATYVVEQRCLWVSDEIFGLVNLTNPTAETVHSPVTLEGAVPGIGAHTVLLGGLSKEFAAGGLRVGWLATKDRALVAALRDSAPGVLHAPTARAAAYLYAAHARGPDGQLLYPARHKALRAFLARMRRDLAEKRALLAEALPDDGRAESTEAGGLFLAPPMTAWLGRTVDGVKLTPENLPRIVYEHTHVVLNGGAWCGDPERVRAVFSIPRQKLLKARDRLRAFGQRLR, from the coding sequence GGTGGGCGCGTCGCAGGAGCGGCTGGAGCTGCTCATCCCGCCGTCCATCTTCGCGCCCGAGGCCTGGGCCTTCACCTTCCTGGAGGGCCTGCTGAAGGTCCCGCTGGACGAGTACGCCGGCAAGCAGCTGGTGGAGGTGGGCGCGGGCTCCGGGTGGATCTGCATCGCGCTGGCGAAGTTCACCGGCCTCGCGCGCATCCGCGGCCTGGACCTCAACCCGCAGGCTCCCGCCGTGGGCCTCTGCAACGCGTGGCTCAATGGAGACGAACACCTGGTGTCGCGGCTGTCCTTCGGGGAGAGCGACCTCCTGCGCGGCCTGCCCCAGAAGCCCGACTGGGACTTCATCGTCGGGTGCATCCCCCAGGTGCTGCGCGGCGACGAGCTGCCGGCGGAGCTGGCGCAGGCGGATGAGCAGGCCCTGCTGGACCTGTCCAACTACACCTCGCTCCAGAACGTCTACGAGGACCACTTCGGCCTGGGCCTCATCGCGCGGCTGCTGGACGAGGCCCCGGAGCGACTCCACGCGGGCGGACGGTTGCTGCTGAACCTCGCGGGCCGCCCGGGCCGCGCCATCATCGCGCGCATGTTCACCCGGCGCGGCTTCACCACCCGCGTGCGCGTGGCCCGCCGCGTGATGCAGGCAGCGGACACGGACATCCGTCCCCTGGTGTCCCTGGAGCAGCGCACCGGGCGCGAGTTCGAGTTCTTCATGGAGGCCCACAGCCCGGAGCCGCTGCGCGCCGCGACCGCGCTCGGCTGGCTCCAGGCGGGCCACCCCATCTGGCACGAGGTGGCCGTGTGGGAAGCGAACCTGTCGCTGCCCCGTGAAACGCTGGCCCTGCGCGCCGCCCTGCGCTCCCTGGGCATCGCGGCGCTCCAGGAGGAGCTGGACCTGGGCACCGCGTCCGCCGAACAACTGGGCTTCGTCACGGCGCTCGCGGAGCGGCTGTCGCAGTCGCCGCACCTGCCCTACGCGCACGAGGCCGGGGACGCGTCCTTCCGCCGGCTGGTGGCCCGCTACCTGGACCGCCACTTCGGCCTGCGCCTTTCTGAGGACTCCCTGTTCGTCGCCCCCGAGCGCGAGCAGGCCGTCTATTCGCTGCTGCTCGCCACCTGCGATCCCGGCGACACGGTGCTGGTGTCGCGCAGCCTGCACCCGCTCTACGCCCGGGCCCTGGAGAAGGCGGGCGTGCGCGCCGCGGTGACGCACAACGCGCTGGGGGAGATCCGCCGCCTGCTCACCGCCTTCGACGTGAAGGCCGTGCTCCTGACGGTGGAGCCGGGGGAGCGCACGAACCTCGCGGTGCTGCGCGACATCGTGGCGGAGGCCGCGCGGCGCGGCATCTGGGTGGTGCTGGACGAGAGCGCCTTCTTCAACATCACCGGGGAGGTGGAGCCGCGCACGCTCTTCGAGTTCCTGGCCCGGACGCCACAAGCGCCCAACCTGGTCATCCTGTACGGGCTCATCAAGAACGCGGTGTGGCCAGACCTGGAGCTGACGCTGCTGCTGCCCGTGCCCGAGCCGCTGCGCGCCGACCTGGAGGTGGCCGCGGAGGTGACGTACTCGCGCATCAGCGTCTTCGCGGAGTGGTTCTACGAGCGCACCTTCTCCGAGCTGCTCGCCTTCCGGATGGCCTTCGCGGAGCCCGAGCCGCCCACGCCGCCCCGCGCGCCTGAAGTGCCGCTGCCCCGCGCGCAGCGCATCGCCCGGCTCTCCACGCTGCCCGCGTTCGCCCCCCGCTTCTTCCGCGAGGACGACCCGGAGCTCGTGCGCCTGGACTACGGCGAGAACGAAGGCCCGCTGCCGCTGCCGCTGATTGAAGGCCTCATCGCGGCCGGCGTCGCCCCGCGCGCGGACGCCACGCAGACGGGCCTGGCGGAGTCGGTGGCCGCCTTCCTGCTGGAGACGCGAGGCGCCCGCTACGCCGCGGAGGAGGTGGTCGTGGCCCCCGGCGTCTGGCCCCTCATGCACCACCTGGGCGTGGCGCTGCTCAAGCGGCTGGGGCGGGTGCCGCGCGTGTTCCTCGTCACGCCCTGCTACGGCGTGCTGGCGCCCACGTTCCTCGCGGCGGGCTGCGAGGTGGACTCAGGCCCGCTCTCCACGCTGCTGGCGCGCCGCGCGCGCGGCGGGGCGCCGGACGCGGTGGTGCTGTCCCAGCCGGCGAACCCCACGGGCCACTACCTCTCCCACGAGGAGCTGATGGCGCTGGCGACGTACGTGGTGGAGCAGCGCTGCCTGTGGGTGTCGGATGAAATCTTCGGGCTGGTGAACCTCACCAACCCCACGGCGGAGACGGTGCACAGCCCGGTGACGCTGGAGGGCGCGGTGCCCGGCATCGGCGCGCACACGGTGCTCCTGGGCGGGCTGTCCAAGGAGTTCGCGGCCGGGGGCCTGCGCGTGGGCTGGCTCGCGACGAAGGACCGGGCCCTGGTGGCGGCGCTGCGCGACAGCGCCCCGGGCGTGCTGCACGCGCCCACCGCGCGCGCGGCGGCGTACCTGTACGCGGCCCATGCGCGAGGCCCGGACGGACAGCTGCTCTATCCGGCGCGCCACAAGGCGCTCCGGGCCTTCCTGGCGAGGATGCGGCGCGACCTGGCGGAGAAGCGCGCGCTGCTGGCCGAGGCCCTGCCCGACGACGGCCGCGCGGAGTCCACCGAGGCGGGAGGCCTCTTCCTCGCGCCGCCCATGACGGCCTGGCTGGGCCGCACCGTGGACGGGGTGAAGCTCACGCCGGAGAACCTGCCCCGCATCGTCTACGAGCACACCCACGTGGTGCTCAACGGCGGCGCGTGGTGCGGCGACCCGGAGCGCGTGCGCGCGGTGTTCTCCATCCCCAGGCAGAAGCTGCTGAAGGCCCGCGACCGGCTTCGCGCCTTTGGACAGCGGCTGCGCTGA
- a CDS encoding acetamidase/formamidase family protein has translation MLRPLVLLLCCLPTAVFAAPESWLVTTDLWGNPAYQTLTLERSGKRLTGELDGDALEGERVGNDLRFVVTDSRKQTYVFNGKVTGDALRGTADYPDSNNPKTRVPHAFTARLLPRRPAGPPRVHTFKPTTWSNEFSAHREPVLTVWPGDTVRTTTLDSGGMDEQGVTRALFGNPQTGPFFIATANPGDTLVIRLKRLRLNRTFADSLDSIVGRALTPGLAAKATDLGKPVRWKLDLERGVASPETPTERLKHFTVPLRPMLGGLAVAPGFGSASASTGDTGRAGGNMDFNEVAEGNTVFLPVSQPGALLYLGDAHAAQGDGETSQYALETSMDVEFTVDVVHGKPPPMTPRVESPTHLMALGQGGSLDDALRSATQGLTQWLEQEYGLTLSECAQVLGSSVQYVVANLAGRSVGVAAKLEKARLERLRPSGK, from the coding sequence ATGCTCCGACCGCTCGTCCTGCTCCTCTGCTGCCTGCCGACGGCCGTGTTCGCCGCCCCCGAGTCCTGGCTGGTGACGACCGACCTGTGGGGCAACCCCGCGTACCAGACGCTCACGCTCGAGCGCTCCGGGAAGCGCCTCACCGGGGAGCTGGACGGCGACGCGCTGGAAGGCGAGCGCGTGGGCAACGACCTGCGCTTCGTCGTCACGGACTCGCGCAAGCAGACGTATGTCTTCAACGGCAAGGTGACAGGGGACGCGCTCCGCGGCACCGCGGACTACCCCGACAGCAACAACCCGAAGACGCGGGTGCCGCATGCCTTCACGGCGCGGTTGCTGCCGCGGCGCCCGGCCGGGCCTCCGCGCGTGCACACGTTCAAGCCCACCACCTGGTCCAACGAGTTCTCCGCCCACCGCGAGCCGGTCCTCACGGTCTGGCCCGGAGACACCGTGCGCACCACGACGCTCGACTCTGGCGGCATGGACGAGCAGGGCGTCACGCGCGCGCTCTTCGGCAATCCGCAGACAGGGCCCTTCTTCATCGCCACCGCGAACCCGGGGGACACCCTGGTCATCCGGCTCAAGCGCCTGCGGTTGAACCGGACGTTCGCGGACAGCCTGGACAGCATCGTGGGGCGGGCCCTCACGCCGGGCCTGGCCGCGAAGGCGACGGACCTGGGCAAGCCCGTGCGCTGGAAGCTGGACCTGGAGCGCGGCGTCGCGAGCCCGGAGACGCCGACGGAGCGCCTGAAGCACTTCACCGTTCCCCTGCGCCCCATGCTGGGCGGACTGGCGGTGGCGCCAGGGTTCGGCTCCGCGTCCGCGTCCACCGGCGACACGGGCCGTGCCGGCGGCAACATGGACTTCAACGAGGTGGCGGAGGGCAACACCGTCTTCCTGCCCGTGTCCCAGCCCGGCGCGCTGCTCTACCTGGGGGACGCGCACGCCGCGCAGGGCGACGGTGAGACGTCGCAGTACGCGCTGGAGACGTCCATGGACGTCGAGTTCACCGTGGACGTCGTGCACGGCAAGCCGCCGCCCATGACGCCCCGGGTGGAGTCCCCCACGCACCTGATGGCGCTGGGCCAGGGCGGCTCCCTGGACGACGCGCTGCGCTCCGCGACGCAAGGGCTCACGCAGTGGCTGGAGCAGGAGTACGGCCTCACCCTGTCGGAGTGCGCGCAGGTGCTGGGCAGCTCCGTGCAGTACGTCGTCGCGAACCTCGCGGGGCGCAGCGTGGGCGTCGCCGCGAAGCTGGAGAAGGCGCGGCTGGAGCGCCTTCGCCCTTCCGGGAAGTAG